A region of uncultured Desulfobacter sp. DNA encodes the following proteins:
- a CDS encoding PAS domain S-box protein, producing MSNPTIEKSGKHLLFKFSNTRIRTKLLAMIAMIVTVFLMIVLTVVASFHRIETVLGDVISHDMNNVMTNALTERELSSIVADLNLLLNTFFESDGDRLLASTRVLTRGVKGSELERPLGLFVRQVEFLLEQCREVNTALRRVSDADVQILSDLDRLDEIIADNMINATLIGDDVSILQQLSVLIVGYRQSLLEIGKLHAQRWPKTYYAPFDMEGDPMIGAIDELDFRLRTLIAGDSHISDFGRAVIRELQAYKDRLLALNTVMVELKRRMLDVEATKHQATEILKKLDRDVVHAVKTANAKVMRTFRITEIFLIVVCLVLIAALTMLTSVFFRRMIKKPMYDICDGISALRRGNLEARIDLGRRDEWYLIQDALNSMAAALSSSYADLKEAQSFVSNIIDSMPSVLVGVDENGAVTQWNLRAEQMTGISSEKARFQYLGTVFPDLADEMDRIKSSIREQRILKNANVLRKDRKAACYEDVTIYPLVADGVTGAVIRIDDVTERMLAQAKLTQSEKQYRLLIEHAVSGIAVFEIVFDQLGQPVDYVFLSVNPAFEIHTGLKTADVLGRGAYSVLPGTEKTGLYKMFDQVAFSGEPASLDRFFKPLGRYFMAAVYKVDENHIATVFTDVSKQKLMELALKQERDLFRAGPVFILSTQPQDFGKLIFVSENVHKILGFTPEEMTADSFRFSELIHPGERSRVVEEAIGYIESDAVNYELNFRLRNRSGEYRWFYDHTQLVRDETGKIIRLNSYLFDQTDQKQMEEALRISEQKARAILDTSFQLFGMLDLDGTLIDLNQTVLDLNGLPKSEVLGKPLWEAPSWSYSIELQDRLRAAVKTAAAGKSVQFEVTHPTPDGNLEYVEFSLRPVKDDDGKVLFLIPEGHFITARKKAENRLTDEQRRLSTIIDGTNVGTWEWNVQTGQTVFNDIWARIVGYTLEELAPVSIETWNRLAHPEDLQRSREQLKKHFNGELSYYEIECRMKHKDGRWIWVYDRGRVMTRDADGAPLLMFGTHQDITERKRQKKKLKESELRFHAVIDASPVPIILENDSGKIIYTNPAFTDTFGYALDDIPHIDDWWSAAYPDPAYREEIKSIVLQRLALAEEKKQTVLPAMEVRICCKDRSFRTVSVSRAILGGTAQKIRLGILFDVTLIRRISERLQTILANTSDGMHVLDEQGNLVEFSNSFSHMLGYTMEETAQLNLTDWDKFTPIQSISHRIEKSMTGPTTLETRYLRKNGEMFDVEINAKGIVLDGQRLLYASSRDISARKRAENQLKQALLEQSAVLENANVGITHVKDRIQVKSNKKMAEIFGYELEEMVNKRTRIFYPSQKEFEEVGQESGPVLWSGNIYTTQRQMSRKDGSLVWVRISGTAIDINEPESGSIWVFEDISEAKAREQELQEAKAEAEQASKLKSEFLANMSHEIRTPMNGVIGMADLLIDTHLSTEQWHYANAIRSSGELLLGLINDILDFSKIEAGKLEMETIEFDLFSLLDDFMDSMAARAHDKNLELLCSVDPGTPSRLQGDPGRLRQVLNNLTGNAIKFTETGEVVIKVSVIEEDPDECLVRFAVMDTGIGIPADKLSLLFDKFSQVDASTTRRYGGTGLGLAISKQLAELMNGEIGVSSREGHGSEFWFTSRFKKFKGAQSLRPPVPVDLQGIRVLIVDDNATNREILTTQLSAWGMRPHESSNGPQALVELKKAADVNDPYKIAVIDMQMPDMDGKTLGRAIKKDPSLAPMRMIMLTSLGRRGDARLFEAAGFDAYANKPIRHRDFLSIITRVMSGESAAGSHTLVTRYSTREEMRPFGTDLHVLVVEDNDINRQVAVGALMKIGVRADAAADGVEAINALKSIPYDLVLMDIQMPGMDGYQATRRIRDPETGVLDSNIPIIAMTAYAMQGDREKCLSNGMNDYISKPIDRDALVKVLKNRLPAFAVPPSAAGPKSWSPGDDFPALAGIAVQEALNALDMDFQSYKGYLLAFCKDAESALGELPALVRRNIPADISALAHKLAGAAGNLRAFQIKAAAVALEQATLQGQIPGALVNELEKALQTLIDCVKPLAETGQTDETGKIELLSAYTYLDRIETLIASSDFVPQDLVAGLARALGGRLDHIVLNRLKNSLLNFDYQGADDAAKAIRAGMDTQSSKETGA from the coding sequence ATGAGCAATCCAACAATCGAAAAATCCGGAAAGCACTTACTATTCAAGTTTTCCAATACGCGTATCCGCACCAAGCTGCTGGCCATGATTGCCATGATTGTTACTGTTTTTCTAATGATTGTTCTGACGGTGGTTGCCTCTTTCCATCGGATTGAAACCGTGCTGGGCGACGTGATCAGCCATGACATGAACAATGTCATGACAAATGCGCTGACCGAACGTGAGCTGTCATCCATTGTTGCCGATCTCAATCTTTTGTTGAACACATTTTTCGAAAGTGACGGTGATCGACTGCTTGCGTCCACCCGGGTTTTGACCCGGGGGGTTAAAGGCAGTGAACTGGAAAGGCCGCTCGGGTTATTTGTTCGTCAGGTGGAATTCTTACTGGAGCAGTGCCGGGAGGTTAACACTGCGTTACGCCGTGTGAGTGACGCCGATGTACAAATTTTATCCGATCTGGACCGTCTGGATGAAATTATTGCTGACAATATGATCAACGCCACCCTTATCGGGGACGACGTCAGCATCCTGCAGCAGCTTTCGGTACTAATCGTGGGATACCGGCAAAGCCTGCTGGAAATCGGCAAGCTGCACGCCCAGCGTTGGCCAAAGACCTATTATGCGCCCTTTGATATGGAGGGCGATCCCATGATAGGCGCCATTGATGAACTTGATTTTCGTTTGCGCACTCTAATTGCCGGAGACTCACACATCTCTGATTTCGGGCGGGCCGTTATCAGGGAGCTTCAGGCCTATAAAGACAGACTTTTAGCCCTGAACACCGTCATGGTTGAACTCAAGAGGCGTATGCTTGATGTGGAGGCCACCAAACACCAGGCCACCGAAATACTTAAAAAACTGGACAGGGATGTGGTGCATGCGGTGAAAACGGCCAATGCCAAGGTCATGCGCACCTTCCGGATTACCGAAATTTTTCTGATCGTGGTCTGCCTGGTGCTTATCGCCGCCTTGACTATGCTGACTTCGGTTTTTTTTAGACGTATGATTAAAAAGCCAATGTACGATATTTGCGATGGCATTTCGGCACTTCGGCGTGGCAATCTTGAGGCACGTATAGATCTTGGTCGAAGGGATGAGTGGTACCTTATCCAGGACGCGTTGAACAGCATGGCCGCGGCGCTGTCTTCTTCCTACGCGGATCTTAAAGAGGCGCAAAGCTTTGTCTCCAACATCATTGATTCCATGCCTTCGGTATTGGTGGGGGTGGATGAGAATGGGGCGGTCACTCAATGGAACCTTCGGGCCGAGCAGATGACCGGGATCTCTTCTGAAAAAGCCCGTTTCCAATACCTGGGAACTGTGTTTCCGGATCTGGCAGATGAGATGGATCGTATCAAGTCTTCCATACGGGAGCAGCGGATACTGAAGAATGCGAATGTGCTCCGCAAGGATCGCAAGGCGGCCTGCTACGAGGATGTGACCATCTATCCGTTGGTTGCCGACGGTGTTACGGGCGCGGTTATCCGCATAGATGATGTGACCGAACGGATGCTGGCCCAAGCAAAGCTGACCCAAAGCGAAAAACAATACCGCCTGCTCATCGAGCATGCTGTCTCCGGGATCGCGGTGTTTGAAATCGTATTCGATCAGCTTGGACAACCGGTGGACTATGTGTTCTTGAGTGTCAACCCGGCATTCGAAATCCATACAGGCTTGAAGACGGCGGATGTGTTGGGCCGTGGGGCCTATAGTGTGTTGCCCGGTACCGAGAAAACAGGGCTGTATAAGATGTTCGACCAGGTGGCGTTTTCCGGGGAACCGGCATCGCTGGACCGTTTTTTCAAGCCCCTGGGCCGGTATTTCATGGCGGCTGTCTATAAAGTTGATGAAAACCACATCGCAACCGTATTCACGGACGTCAGTAAACAAAAGCTCATGGAATTGGCTCTCAAACAGGAACGTGACCTGTTCAGAGCCGGACCGGTCTTTATACTTTCTACCCAGCCCCAGGATTTTGGAAAGCTGATCTTTGTTTCAGAAAACGTTCACAAGATTTTAGGTTTTACTCCGGAGGAGATGACTGCGGATTCATTCCGCTTCTCTGAGCTGATTCATCCCGGGGAACGATCCCGGGTTGTTGAGGAGGCTATCGGGTATATTGAGAGCGACGCCGTTAATTATGAACTCAATTTTCGACTCCGTAACCGTTCCGGAGAATACCGCTGGTTTTATGATCATACCCAGCTGGTTCGTGATGAGACCGGTAAAATTATCAGACTCAACAGCTACCTGTTTGATCAGACAGATCAAAAACAGATGGAAGAGGCCCTGCGCATAAGCGAGCAAAAGGCGCGGGCCATCCTGGATACGAGTTTTCAGCTGTTCGGGATGCTGGACCTTGACGGTACCCTGATTGACCTCAATCAGACAGTCCTGGACCTTAACGGTCTGCCCAAATCAGAGGTTCTGGGCAAACCGCTTTGGGAAGCCCCCTCATGGTCCTATTCCATTGAACTTCAGGATCGTCTCCGGGCAGCCGTAAAGACTGCCGCTGCAGGAAAGTCTGTGCAGTTCGAAGTTACACATCCCACACCCGATGGCAACCTGGAGTACGTTGAGTTTTCGCTCAGACCGGTGAAGGATGATGATGGCAAGGTGCTCTTCCTGATCCCGGAGGGGCATTTCATCACGGCCCGAAAAAAAGCTGAAAATAGGCTGACAGACGAACAACGTCGTCTTTCTACCATCATTGACGGCACGAATGTCGGCACATGGGAATGGAACGTGCAAACCGGGCAGACAGTGTTCAACGACATCTGGGCCCGGATTGTCGGGTACACCCTGGAGGAACTGGCACCGGTCAGTATCGAAACATGGAACCGTCTGGCCCATCCCGAGGACTTGCAGAGATCCAGGGAACAGCTTAAAAAACATTTTAACGGGGAGCTTTCCTATTACGAGATAGAATGCCGTATGAAGCACAAAGACGGCAGATGGATCTGGGTTTATGACAGGGGACGGGTTATGACCCGGGATGCCGACGGTGCCCCTTTGTTGATGTTCGGTACACACCAGGACATCACCGAACGAAAGCGGCAGAAGAAAAAACTCAAGGAGAGCGAGCTGCGGTTTCATGCCGTCATTGATGCCTCACCCGTGCCTATTATCCTGGAAAACGATTCCGGTAAGATTATCTATACGAACCCGGCCTTCACTGACACCTTCGGCTATGCCCTGGATGACATTCCCCACATAGACGACTGGTGGTCTGCCGCTTATCCCGACCCGGCCTACAGGGAAGAAATCAAAAGCATTGTGTTACAGCGGCTTGCCCTGGCCGAAGAGAAGAAGCAAACGGTCCTGCCCGCCATGGAAGTTCGTATCTGCTGCAAGGACCGCTCGTTCCGTACGGTTTCCGTCTCCAGGGCAATATTGGGCGGCACTGCCCAGAAGATACGCCTGGGCATTCTCTTTGACGTGACGTTGATCCGGCGTATTTCCGAACGGCTGCAGACGATTCTGGCCAATACCAGCGACGGCATGCACGTCCTGGACGAACAGGGAAACCTCGTTGAATTCAGTAACTCCTTTTCACACATGCTCGGCTATACTATGGAAGAGACAGCTCAACTGAACTTGACCGACTGGGACAAGTTCACCCCCATACAAAGTATTTCCCACAGGATTGAAAAGAGCATGACAGGCCCCACCACCCTTGAAACCCGATACCTGCGCAAAAACGGAGAGATGTTTGACGTAGAGATCAACGCAAAAGGGATTGTGCTGGACGGGCAGCGGTTGCTCTATGCCTCCAGCCGCGACATCTCGGCGCGCAAGAGGGCCGAGAATCAACTCAAACAGGCGTTGCTGGAGCAAAGCGCTGTCCTGGAAAACGCAAACGTCGGCATCACCCATGTCAAAGATCGTATTCAAGTAAAGAGCAACAAAAAAATGGCTGAAATATTCGGCTATGAATTGGAGGAGATGGTTAATAAAAGAACTCGCATATTCTATCCCTCCCAAAAAGAATTTGAAGAAGTCGGCCAAGAATCCGGGCCGGTTCTCTGGAGCGGCAATATTTACACCACCCAGCGTCAGATGTCACGCAAAGACGGCTCTCTTGTGTGGGTGCGGATTTCCGGTACGGCCATAGATATTAACGAGCCTGAATCCGGCAGTATCTGGGTATTTGAGGACATCAGCGAAGCCAAGGCCAGGGAACAGGAACTGCAGGAAGCAAAGGCTGAAGCTGAGCAGGCAAGCAAGTTGAAATCCGAATTTTTGGCCAACATGAGCCACGAGATTCGCACGCCCATGAACGGCGTCATCGGCATGGCCGACCTGCTTATAGATACCCATCTTTCCACGGAGCAATGGCACTATGCCAATGCCATTCGCTCCAGCGGGGAGCTTCTTCTCGGGCTGATCAACGACATTCTTGATTTTTCTAAGATAGAAGCCGGGAAATTGGAGATGGAAACCATTGAATTTGATCTTTTCAGTCTGCTGGATGACTTTATGGACAGTATGGCCGCCAGGGCCCACGATAAAAATTTGGAATTGCTTTGCTCCGTAGATCCGGGGACGCCAAGCCGCCTTCAGGGAGATCCGGGACGATTACGCCAGGTGTTGAACAATCTGACCGGCAATGCCATTAAATTTACCGAAACCGGAGAAGTTGTGATCAAGGTCTCTGTGATCGAAGAGGACCCGGATGAGTGCCTGGTCCGTTTTGCTGTCATGGACACCGGCATCGGCATCCCTGCGGATAAACTTTCACTGCTGTTTGATAAATTCAGCCAGGTCGATGCCTCCACCACACGCAGGTATGGGGGGACCGGACTGGGTCTGGCCATTTCCAAACAACTGGCTGAACTGATGAACGGAGAAATAGGCGTTTCCAGCCGGGAAGGGCATGGATCCGAGTTCTGGTTTACCTCCAGGTTTAAGAAATTTAAAGGTGCGCAGTCTTTGCGACCCCCTGTACCGGTGGACCTGCAAGGCATCCGTGTCCTGATCGTTGATGATAATGCAACTAATCGTGAAATACTTACCACCCAGCTTTCGGCCTGGGGCATGCGGCCCCATGAATCCTCCAATGGTCCTCAGGCCCTGGTGGAACTTAAGAAGGCCGCTGATGTAAACGATCCCTACAAAATTGCCGTCATCGATATGCAGATGCCTGATATGGACGGAAAAACGCTGGGCCGGGCTATAAAAAAGGATCCAAGTCTTGCGCCAATGCGTATGATTATGCTTACGTCTTTGGGCAGGCGCGGTGATGCCCGTCTATTTGAGGCGGCGGGTTTCGACGCCTATGCCAACAAGCCCATCCGCCACAGGGACTTTCTTTCCATTATAACCAGGGTGATGTCTGGTGAATCAGCCGCCGGAAGCCATACCTTGGTAACCCGCTACTCAACCCGGGAAGAGATGCGCCCCTTTGGCACAGACCTACATGTCCTTGTTGTTGAGGATAACGACATCAACCGGCAGGTGGCGGTGGGGGCCCTCATGAAGATAGGCGTGCGCGCAGATGCCGCAGCTGATGGTGTTGAGGCGATCAATGCCCTTAAGAGCATCCCTTATGATCTTGTGCTTATGGACATCCAGATGCCCGGTATGGACGGTTACCAGGCCACCCGCCGCATTCGTGATCCTGAAACAGGCGTTCTTGACAGCAACATTCCCATCATAGCCATGACTGCCTACGCCATGCAGGGGGACAGGGAAAAGTGCCTGTCAAACGGGATGAATGATTACATATCCAAGCCCATTGACAGAGACGCGCTGGTCAAAGTGTTGAAAAACAGACTGCCTGCGTTTGCTGTCCCTCCTTCTGCTGCAGGCCCAAAATCATGGTCCCCGGGAGATGATTTTCCCGCATTGGCCGGGATCGCGGTTCAGGAGGCGCTCAACGCCCTGGATATGGATTTTCAATCATACAAAGGGTATTTGCTGGCCTTTTGCAAAGACGCGGAAAGTGCCCTGGGTGAACTTCCGGCACTTGTCCGGCGCAACATCCCCGCTGACATCTCTGCCTTGGCCCACAAGCTTGCAGGAGCCGCCGGGAATCTACGGGCGTTTCAGATAAAAGCCGCCGCCGTCGCACTGGAGCAAGCAACACTGCAGGGTCAGATTCCCGGGGCCCTGGTCAATGAACTGGAAAAGGCGCTGCAAACCCTTATTGATTGTGTCAAGCCCCTTGCGGAAACTGGACAAACCGATGAAACCGGAAAAATTGAACTGCTCTCCGCCTATACATACCTGGACAGAATCGAGACGCTTATCGCCAGCAGCGATTTTGTTCCCCAGGATCTTGTTGCCGGTCTGGCGCGTGCACTCGGGGGACGCCTTGACCATATTGTTTTAAACAGACTTAAAAACAGTCTGCTAAATTTCGATTATCAGGGTGCGGATGATGCGGCCAAGGCAATCCGTGCCGGAATGGATACCCAATCTTCCAAGGAGACAGGTGCATGA
- a CDS encoding diguanylate cyclase, protein MSHVMKAGSVLIVDDTPINIQVLVNALKDTYRVRIANEGRKALSVAASEDPPDIILLDVMMPEMDGYEVCRCLKQNPKTMQIPVIFVTTRRSSEDEAFGLNLGAVDYISKPFSIPVVKARVRTHLQLKLRTDKLEALAMVDGLTGIANRRSFDQTLDLDWRRAQRMGSHLSLIMIDIDEFKAYNDNYGHGAGDECLRVVAEAIESIMRRPGDFVGRYGGEEFVVLLPESDLKGTLAMAEKIRLAVKALKIPHAFSGTADHVTISLGCHAMLCESKTSSRQLLQEADQALYFAKQKGRDRVVASNASQA, encoded by the coding sequence ATGAGCCACGTAATGAAAGCCGGATCGGTCCTTATTGTGGATGACACTCCGATTAATATCCAGGTGCTGGTTAATGCGTTGAAGGATACCTACCGCGTCCGGATTGCCAATGAAGGTCGTAAGGCGTTGTCTGTTGCCGCGTCTGAAGATCCTCCCGACATCATCCTCCTTGATGTCATGATGCCCGAAATGGACGGCTATGAGGTCTGCCGCTGCTTAAAGCAGAACCCCAAGACGATGCAGATCCCCGTCATCTTTGTTACAACCAGACGAAGCAGCGAAGATGAGGCCTTTGGCCTGAATCTGGGGGCTGTGGATTATATTTCAAAACCCTTCAGCATACCTGTTGTTAAAGCCCGCGTGCGGACACATCTGCAGTTGAAACTGCGTACGGATAAATTGGAGGCCCTGGCAATGGTGGACGGCCTGACCGGCATCGCAAATCGCCGCAGCTTTGATCAGACCCTTGACCTGGATTGGCGCAGAGCCCAGCGCATGGGCAGTCATCTCAGCCTGATTATGATCGATATCGATGAATTTAAGGCGTACAACGACAATTACGGTCATGGCGCAGGCGACGAGTGTCTACGTGTGGTTGCTGAGGCCATTGAGTCTATTATGCGCCGTCCTGGTGACTTTGTTGGCCGATACGGCGGTGAAGAGTTTGTTGTTCTCCTCCCGGAGAGTGATCTGAAGGGGACGTTGGCAATGGCGGAAAAAATTCGTCTTGCCGTCAAGGCGTTGAAAATCCCCCATGCCTTCTCCGGGACAGCAGACCATGTTACCATCAGTCTTGGCTGCCACGCCATGCTCTGTGAATCGAAAACATCAAGCAGGCAATTGCTGCAAGAGGCGGATCAGGCGCTATATTTTGCAAAGCAAAAAGGGCGGGACAGGGTTGTTGCTTCAAATGCCTCCCAGGCGTGA
- a CDS encoding Hpt domain-containing protein, whose protein sequence is MDFRDIESFLGVDKNEAEELGRLLADTLSSDLKKIRQSIRNNDVKAVCFVAHSMKGTTGNLGFSRFSNIAEIMETRARGGSLDDFPDLLLEMQTLLEELEGSLPGK, encoded by the coding sequence ATGGATTTTCGTGATATTGAGTCCTTTCTGGGTGTTGATAAGAATGAGGCCGAAGAGTTGGGCCGCCTTCTGGCCGATACCCTGTCATCTGATCTGAAAAAGATCCGTCAAAGCATCCGAAACAATGATGTGAAAGCCGTTTGTTTCGTGGCACATTCCATGAAAGGAACCACCGGGAACCTGGGATTTTCACGATTCAGTAACATCGCCGAAATTATGGAAACCCGCGCCCGGGGCGGTAGTCTTGATGATTTTCCAGATTTGCTTTTGGAAATGCAGACTCTTCTGGAAGAACTCGAAGGCAGTTTGCCGGGCAAATGA
- a CDS encoding fused response regulator/phosphatase: MSEAYSILVVDDNHLNLKVIEKVLTKEGYIALLADNGPDARRMAAEKHPDLILLDIEMPGEDGFDVIQKLKSDAATVTIPVLFLTGVSKVDVKLRGFELGAVDYILKPFHPQEVLARVRIHLKLSIATNCLVQDQARKLRQVSRAQSAMLPRPEDFPDARFSVFYRPLEEAGGDFYDILNISNHITGYFLADSSGHDIETSYTTASVKALLAQNCTPVYSPRESMKMINDVLVEILPEEKYFTACYMHLNRSTKIMTLVNAGHPPVVYMPRGNKPFFIKAQGDILGMFADATFGIDRIAVNEGDRFFVYSDGLVESTKKKISWAAGVQDLLATFDGVEDAALAGVPNMLVSRLFNGDPMPEDDIVLLCIEV, encoded by the coding sequence ATGAGCGAAGCATATTCCATTCTTGTGGTTGATGACAACCACCTCAATCTTAAGGTTATTGAAAAAGTGCTGACCAAGGAGGGCTATATTGCCCTTCTGGCGGACAATGGGCCCGATGCCCGGCGTATGGCTGCGGAAAAACATCCGGATCTTATTCTGCTGGATATTGAAATGCCCGGTGAAGATGGGTTTGACGTTATTCAGAAACTTAAAAGTGATGCGGCCACCGTCACCATCCCCGTTCTTTTTCTAACGGGTGTATCCAAGGTGGATGTTAAACTCAGAGGGTTTGAGCTCGGGGCTGTGGATTATATCCTCAAGCCTTTTCATCCCCAGGAGGTCCTGGCCCGGGTGCGCATTCATCTCAAACTTTCCATTGCCACCAACTGCCTGGTCCAGGATCAGGCCAGAAAACTTCGTCAGGTGAGCCGGGCCCAGAGCGCCATGCTGCCCCGGCCCGAAGACTTTCCCGATGCCAGATTTAGTGTTTTCTACCGTCCCCTGGAGGAGGCCGGCGGTGATTTTTATGATATTTTAAATATTTCAAACCATATCACCGGATATTTCTTGGCGGACTCTTCGGGGCATGACATTGAAACCTCGTACACCACCGCATCCGTCAAGGCCCTTCTGGCCCAGAACTGCACCCCTGTATATTCTCCCAGGGAGAGTATGAAAATGATCAATGACGTGCTTGTGGAAATTCTGCCCGAAGAAAAATATTTCACCGCATGCTACATGCACCTGAATCGCAGCACAAAAATCATGACCTTGGTCAATGCAGGGCATCCCCCTGTGGTTTATATGCCCAGAGGAAATAAACCTTTTTTTATCAAAGCCCAGGGTGACATTCTGGGGATGTTTGCCGATGCCACCTTTGGCATAGACAGAATTGCCGTGAATGAAGGGGACCGGTTTTTCGTCTATTCCGATGGCCTGGTGGAATCCACAAAAAAGAAAATATCATGGGCCGCAGGCGTACAGGACCTTTTAGCCACCTTTGACGGGGTGGAAGATGCTGCCCTTGCCGGTGTTCCGAACATGCTGGTTTCCCGTCTTTTTAACGGAGATCCCATGCCCGAGGATGATATCGTTCTTCTATGCATTGAGGTGTGA
- a CDS encoding ATP-binding protein, whose protein sequence is MMSQSLDLYEIKEEKDHVFIRFSSTMDHIDDACAAVLLFLRSRGSKFFPYLFAVNLGMREAMANAVRHGNKYDQSKLVTMELDISRDPWLCMKISDQGPGFEWTQVQDRVAPDEADHGRGMSIMRTYFDRFTYNDKGNILYLEKRIL, encoded by the coding sequence ATGATGTCGCAGTCCCTGGATCTATATGAAATCAAAGAGGAAAAAGACCATGTTTTTATACGGTTTTCTTCCACCATGGACCATATCGATGACGCCTGCGCGGCGGTGCTTCTTTTTCTCAGATCCAGGGGATCAAAATTTTTTCCCTACCTGTTTGCCGTGAATTTAGGCATGCGTGAAGCCATGGCAAATGCCGTGCGCCATGGAAATAAATACGATCAAAGCAAACTGGTGACCATGGAGCTGGACATCAGCCGGGATCCGTGGCTTTGTATGAAGATTTCCGATCAGGGTCCGGGTTTTGAATGGACGCAAGTCCAGGACCGGGTGGCACCGGATGAGGCTGACCACGGCCGGGGCATGAGTATCATGCGGACCTATTTTGATCGGTTCACATATAATGACAAGGGTAATATACTTTACCTTGAGAAACGAATCTTGTGA
- the phoU gene encoding phosphate signaling complex protein PhoU, whose product MTTHLTRAMHKIKKEILSLGAMVEDRFKKSIYAIKSNDFDLAIQIIETDYLVDAQEIEVEEECLKTLALCHPVATDLRLITAVIKINNDLERIADYAVNIARRFQAGGQGSNPFKYDYTAMAEQAAKMLKLSLDALVSLDGNLAYKVREMDEDVNAMRNDAYRVMTDAIRKNPENVEEIINMYLISRHIERVGDHTKNIAEEVIYLIDGEIIRHT is encoded by the coding sequence ATGACCACCCATCTGACCCGGGCCATGCACAAGATAAAAAAGGAGATTCTGTCCCTTGGTGCCATGGTGGAGGACCGATTTAAAAAATCCATATATGCCATCAAGTCAAACGATTTTGATCTGGCCATTCAAATCATTGAAACCGATTATCTGGTAGATGCCCAGGAGATTGAGGTCGAAGAGGAATGTCTGAAAACCCTTGCCCTGTGCCACCCTGTGGCAACGGATCTCAGACTGATCACAGCTGTGATCAAGATCAACAATGACTTGGAACGAATTGCCGATTATGCCGTGAACATTGCCCGCCGGTTTCAGGCCGGCGGCCAGGGTTCCAATCCCTTCAAATATGACTACACGGCCATGGCCGAGCAGGCGGCCAAAATGCTTAAACTCAGTCTGGACGCCCTTGTCAGTCTGGATGGAAACCTGGCGTATAAAGTCAGGGAGATGGATGAAGATGTCAATGCCATGCGCAATGACGCCTATAGGGTCATGACGGATGCCATTCGCAAGAATCCGGAAAATGTTGAGGAAATTATCAATATGTATCTTATTTCACGGCATATCGAACGGGTGGGGGATCATACCAAGAACATTGCAGAGGAAGTTATTTACCTCATTGACGGCGAAATTATACGCCATACTTGA
- a CDS encoding response regulator, whose amino-acid sequence MSKETILIVDDEEDILELIKFNLKGEGYNILQAMTGEEAIKITRQSGPDLIVLDLMLPGIDGLEVTRHLKNNDATADVPIVMLTAKGEESDIVTGLELGANDYMSKPFSPRELTARIRAILRRRQKNATDEPVRVRQEGDMVIDRAKHRVTIEGKMVDLTLSEFELLSFLAEKKGWVFTRGQIVDAIHGENYAVTERSIDVIIVGLRKKLGAYSSCIETVRGVGYRFKE is encoded by the coding sequence ATGTCCAAAGAGACCATATTGATTGTCGATGACGAAGAAGACATTCTTGAACTCATAAAATTCAATCTCAAGGGTGAGGGCTACAATATCCTCCAGGCCATGACCGGGGAGGAGGCCATTAAAATTACCAGGCAGTCCGGTCCTGATCTTATCGTTCTGGATCTCATGCTGCCCGGAATTGACGGCCTTGAAGTCACACGACATCTGAAAAATAACGATGCCACTGCTGATGTCCCCATTGTCATGCTTACGGCAAAAGGCGAGGAGTCCGACATTGTCACAGGTCTGGAGCTTGGGGCCAATGATTATATGTCCAAACCCTTCAGTCCACGGGAGCTTACTGCACGGATCCGGGCCATCCTGCGTCGGCGTCAGAAAAACGCCACCGACGAGCCGGTTCGGGTTCGCCAGGAAGGGGATATGGTCATTGACCGGGCCAAACACCGGGTCACCATTGAAGGCAAAATGGTTGATCTGACCTTGTCCGAATTCGAACTGCTCTCTTTTCTGGCTGAGAAAAAGGGCTGGGTCTTTACCCGGGGGCAGATCGTGGATGCCATTCACGGTGAAAATTATGCCGTGACCGAACGCAGCATTGATGTTATCATTGTCGGACTTCGCAAAAAACTGGGTGCTTATTCATCCTGTATTGAGACTGTTCGGGGCGTTGGATACCGTTTTAAGGAATAG